A region from the bacterium genome encodes:
- a CDS encoding NAD(P)-dependent oxidoreductase has product MRYPPAPWIRPVGEEALLSDQNCPGMNERIGFVGVGAMGEPMAANLVKKGFPLTTVIHRRPDPARALEAKGARIAPSLSALIEECPVVIACLPTSTEVEAVVLGPGGILEKAARGGIFVDMGTSRPSSTRMLAKQLEARGIAMLDAPITGGIRGAREGTLTIYVGGAPEVFARVRPALEAMGRTVLHMGTTAAGHVTKLMNNILSLASMAVLAEVLPLGVRAGLDPAKLIEALAAGSGASAQIPGRGDRILRRHFTPSFRVDLAHKDLRLAQELAQEVNLALPMTSAALITFTMARALGCDGEDTTAVVKVWEQVAGVEVRGTAKRP; this is encoded by the coding sequence ATGCGCTACCCTCCTGCTCCCTGGATACGGCCCGTCGGAGAGGAAGCCCTCCTCTCCGACCAGAACTGTCCCGGCATGAACGAGCGCATCGGTTTTGTCGGCGTGGGAGCCATGGGGGAGCCCATGGCCGCAAACCTCGTGAAGAAGGGATTCCCCCTCACCACGGTGATCCACCGACGGCCCGACCCGGCGCGGGCCTTGGAGGCCAAGGGTGCCCGGATCGCCCCGTCGTTGAGCGCGTTGATCGAGGAGTGCCCGGTGGTAATCGCATGCCTGCCGACGTCCACCGAGGTGGAAGCGGTGGTGCTCGGACCGGGAGGCATCCTGGAGAAGGCGGCGCGGGGCGGCATCTTCGTCGACATGGGCACGAGCCGTCCATCCTCGACCCGGATGCTGGCGAAGCAACTGGAAGCACGCGGCATCGCGATGCTCGACGCGCCAATCACCGGTGGAATTCGCGGCGCACGGGAAGGCACCCTGACAATTTATGTGGGAGGGGCGCCAGAGGTGTTCGCCCGCGTGCGGCCCGCACTCGAGGCGATGGGCCGGACGGTCCTGCACATGGGGACCACCGCGGCCGGGCATGTGACCAAGCTGATGAACAACATACTCTCCCTCGCTTCGATGGCCGTCCTGGCCGAGGTACTCCCGCTGGGGGTCCGCGCCGGCCTCGATCCCGCGAAACTGATCGAGGCCCTCGCCGCCGGATCGGGCGCCAGCGCCCAGATCCCCGGGCGCGGCGATCGAATCCTGCGGCGGCACTTTACGCCGTCGTTCCGGGTGGATCTCGCACACAAGGACCTCCGGCTTGCTCAAGAGCTAGCGCAGGAAGTGAATCTGGCGCTGCCGATGACCTCCGCGGCGCTGATCACCTTCACGATGGCCCGAGCGCTGGGGTGCGATGGGGAGGACACCACCGCCGTGGTCAAGGTCTGGGAGCAGGTGGCGGGGGTGGAAGTGCGAGGAACCGCAAAGCGACCGTAG
- the mutM gene encoding bifunctional DNA-formamidopyrimidine glycosylase/DNA-(apurinic or apyrimidinic site) lyase, which translates to MPELPDVEFIARMLRRRASGRRIGRVEILTPSTIRSPSAHAFRRRVRGRMIGRVRRRGKYLFIDLDRGLTVVVHLRMTGGFVLAAPGTPTSPHTRVVFSLGDEELRFTDQRRFGHMDLLSTARVPSLPGILRLGVEPMGRGFTLARFRALLRGRRGALKALLLRQDLVVGIGNLYADEILFQARLRPARPVVSLGQAEVGRLHRVIRRVLGRGIGVLTRDRGSIGDLLDARAPGGACPRCGRELAVARTAGRGTYYCRTCQR; encoded by the coding sequence ATGCCCGAATTGCCCGACGTGGAGTTCATCGCGAGGATGCTGCGTCGGAGAGCGTCCGGACGCCGGATCGGCCGGGTGGAGATCTTGACCCCTTCCACCATCCGTTCCCCGTCCGCGCACGCCTTTCGCCGCCGCGTGCGCGGACGGATGATCGGCCGAGTCCGTCGGCGCGGAAAGTATCTGTTCATCGACCTCGATCGAGGTCTCACCGTGGTCGTCCATCTCAGAATGACCGGGGGTTTTGTCCTGGCCGCGCCCGGGACCCCCACGTCCCCCCACACGCGGGTCGTGTTCTCGCTCGGCGACGAGGAACTGCGCTTCACCGATCAACGCCGGTTCGGGCACATGGATCTCCTCTCCACCGCCCGCGTCCCCTCCCTCCCCGGGATCCTGCGGCTCGGGGTCGAACCGATGGGTCGCGGGTTCACTCTGGCGCGCTTTCGCGCGTTACTCCGCGGCCGCCGCGGCGCGCTCAAAGCGCTGCTGCTGCGCCAGGACCTCGTCGTCGGGATCGGCAACCTCTATGCCGACGAGATTCTCTTTCAGGCCCGGCTCCGCCCAGCGCGGCCGGTGGTGTCGCTGGGCCAGGCTGAGGTGGGGCGGTTGCACCGGGTGATCCGCCGGGTGCTGGGGCGGGGGATCGGGGTGCTGACCCGCGATCGGGGCTCGATCGGCGACCTTCTGGACGCGCGCGCTCCCGGGGGCGCCTGCCCGCGATGTGGGCGCGAACTCGCGGTGGCGAGGACCGCCGGTCGAGGTACCTACTACTGCCGGACCTGCCAGCGGTAA
- a CDS encoding hydantoinase B/oxoprolinase family protein, translating to MKPDPVTVEVIRNAMIYGAEEMGIALRNASYSPNIKERMDHSCALFDVGARLIAQAEHIPAHLGSLPWGVRNTLTLLRDRPQQPGDVFILNDPYIAGTHLNDITVVRPIFWQGSIVGYSVNKAHHVDVGGRTPGSLSSDARELCEEGVMIPLLRILRGGEEVPETVEFILANVRSPETTRGDLRAQIAAALLGERRVGELLDRYGRETTEAAWEAIMDQGEAAARRAFAVLPPGRYAAEDCLEDDLAEGGLRWIRVAVTVEVSGITVDFAGTDPQVPRPINAIFGVTTAGVVYALKSVCDPYSVMNDGWLRAITIRAPEGTVIRPVRPAPVGVGNTETSQRVADTVLRALAQAAPGRVPAACNGSMNNVTVGGFDDGRGHTWTFYETIGGGMGGRPGLDGIDGIHCNMTNTMNTPIEAMEQSLPMRFRTYELRPGTGGIGRWRGGCGIRREWELLADEATVSILTERTRVAPWGLEGGGPGGLARHLVRHADGTEEVLPPKHTTHLHRGDALVIQTPGGAGYGDPSARAPEAIRRDREDGLT from the coding sequence ATGAAGCCCGACCCGGTCACCGTGGAGGTCATCCGGAACGCCATGATCTACGGTGCCGAAGAGATGGGGATCGCACTGCGAAACGCCAGCTACTCTCCCAACATCAAAGAGCGAATGGACCACTCGTGCGCGCTCTTCGACGTCGGAGCCCGGTTGATTGCGCAGGCGGAGCATATCCCGGCTCACCTCGGCTCGCTTCCCTGGGGGGTGCGGAACACCCTCACCCTGCTGCGCGACCGCCCCCAACAGCCCGGCGATGTGTTCATTCTCAACGATCCGTATATTGCGGGCACGCACCTCAACGACATCACGGTCGTCCGGCCGATCTTCTGGCAGGGGTCGATCGTGGGCTACAGCGTGAACAAGGCGCACCACGTCGACGTTGGCGGACGAACACCGGGGAGCCTGAGCAGCGACGCCCGGGAGCTCTGCGAAGAGGGGGTGATGATTCCGCTCCTCCGGATCCTCCGGGGTGGAGAGGAGGTTCCCGAGACCGTGGAGTTCATCCTCGCCAACGTCCGGTCGCCCGAGACGACGCGCGGCGACCTGCGGGCGCAGATCGCCGCGGCCTTACTCGGGGAGCGGCGGGTGGGGGAACTGCTCGATCGGTACGGGCGTGAGACGACGGAGGCGGCGTGGGAGGCGATCATGGACCAGGGGGAGGCCGCCGCCCGCCGGGCGTTCGCCGTGCTCCCCCCCGGGCGGTATGCCGCGGAGGACTGTCTCGAAGACGATCTGGCCGAGGGAGGGCTGCGCTGGATCCGCGTCGCCGTGACCGTGGAGGTAAGCGGGATCACGGTGGATTTCGCGGGCACCGACCCGCAGGTCCCGCGGCCGATCAACGCGATTTTTGGCGTCACCACCGCCGGGGTCGTGTACGCGCTGAAGAGCGTCTGCGACCCCTACTCGGTGATGAATGACGGCTGGCTCCGGGCGATCACGATCCGCGCGCCCGAGGGGACGGTGATCCGGCCGGTGCGGCCGGCGCCGGTGGGTGTGGGCAACACGGAGACCAGCCAGCGCGTCGCCGACACGGTCCTGCGTGCGCTGGCACAAGCGGCGCCCGGGCGCGTTCCCGCCGCATGCAACGGATCGATGAACAACGTTACCGTGGGAGGGTTCGATGACGGCCGCGGGCACACGTGGACGTTCTACGAGACGATCGGGGGGGGCATGGGTGGTCGGCCGGGGCTCGACGGCATCGACGGGATCCACTGCAACATGACGAACACAATGAACACCCCGATCGAGGCGATGGAGCAGTCCCTGCCGATGCGCTTCCGCACCTACGAGCTGCGGCCCGGCACCGGTGGGATCGGGCGGTGGCGCGGCGGGTGCGGCATCCGCCGGGAGTGGGAGCTCCTGGCCGATGAGGCGACCGTGTCGATCCTCACCGAGCGCACCCGAGTAGCGCCGTGGGGTCTGGAAGGGGGTGGACCCGGCGGGTTAGCCCGGCATCTGGTGCGGCACGCCGACGGCACCGAAGAGGTGCTCCCGCCGAAGCACACCACACACCTCCATCGGGGCGATGCGCTCGTGATCCAGACCCCCGGGGGGGCGGGGTACGGCGATCCGAGCGCTCGAGCCCCTGAGGCGATCCGGCGGGATCGAGAGGACGGACTCACCTAA
- a CDS encoding hydantoinase/oxoprolinase family protein, which produces MRSMQYRIGVDVGGTFTDLVAADEEGGAVVPVKVPSTPRAPADGVLEALRRFREGHPVRQTYLVHASTIGANLFLGQIGLDLPRTALLTTEGFRDVLEIGRQRRAELYNVFYQRPRPFVDRRSRIGIPERMDPSGRVIRPLDERAVHAAAARLAEEQVEAVAVAFLHSYANPAHERRAKAILQAALPGAVVVASHEVDPEYREYERTSTTVINALLSPVVSRYLRGLAARLREQGSTVPLYAMQSSGGITTIEGAASTPATLIESGPAAGVVGAAALGRRLGHARLLSFDMGGTTAKAGAVIGGHPEVVPEYEVGGTVHAGRMVRGSGYPVRAPFIDLAEVSAGGGTVAWVDGTALRCGPLSAGADPGPACYGRGGDRPTVTDAHLLLGWLSPQGLLGGRMPLDPGAAVRAMTSVANPLGLDETATAAGVVQVVNAQMVRALRIVSLERGYDPREMVMIAFGGAGPMHAAALADELGIREVVIPPHPGLFSALGLLSADLRCDRVESVMRPLHRVEASWLEERFRRLEFEAREGVRDSDGQREIVLRRALDLRYVGQSFELTVPGEVALSAAAEAFRVRHADIYGYAPTKEPVEVVNARVTALGIMPSLALWKPSAGGGETATPGTRRAYFEGRWAEVPVIARGALTAEGPVPGPAVVEEDEATTIVPPGWTIQAGAAGTLRLERRQS; this is translated from the coding sequence ATGCGCAGCATGCAGTATCGGATCGGCGTCGACGTGGGAGGAACGTTTACCGACCTGGTGGCGGCCGATGAGGAGGGGGGGGCCGTGGTGCCCGTGAAGGTGCCCAGCACGCCCCGGGCGCCCGCGGACGGAGTGCTCGAGGCGCTCCGGCGGTTCCGGGAGGGTCACCCCGTCCGGCAGACCTATCTCGTGCACGCCTCCACGATCGGAGCCAACCTCTTCCTCGGGCAGATCGGACTCGATCTTCCCCGGACGGCGCTGTTGACCACCGAAGGGTTCCGCGACGTGCTCGAGATCGGCCGCCAGCGCCGGGCCGAACTCTACAACGTCTTTTATCAGCGGCCCCGGCCGTTCGTCGACCGCCGCAGCCGGATCGGCATCCCGGAGCGCATGGATCCGTCCGGACGCGTGATTCGCCCCCTCGATGAGCGCGCGGTCCACGCGGCCGCCGCCCGGCTGGCGGAGGAGCAGGTGGAGGCGGTGGCCGTCGCCTTCCTCCACAGTTACGCCAATCCCGCCCACGAGCGGCGCGCCAAGGCGATCCTCCAGGCAGCGCTGCCGGGAGCGGTGGTGGTCGCTTCTCACGAGGTCGATCCGGAGTACCGCGAGTACGAGCGGACGAGCACCACGGTCATCAACGCGCTCCTCTCTCCCGTGGTCTCCCGGTACCTGCGTGGACTGGCGGCCCGGCTGCGGGAGCAGGGGAGTACCGTCCCCCTGTACGCGATGCAGTCGAGCGGTGGTATCACCACCATCGAAGGCGCGGCGTCCACCCCGGCCACGCTGATCGAATCGGGCCCCGCCGCCGGGGTGGTTGGGGCGGCCGCGCTGGGCCGGCGCCTGGGGCACGCGCGCCTCCTCAGCTTCGATATGGGCGGGACGACCGCAAAAGCTGGCGCCGTCATCGGCGGCCACCCGGAGGTCGTCCCCGAGTACGAGGTGGGGGGGACCGTCCACGCCGGGAGGATGGTGCGGGGCAGCGGGTACCCTGTCCGCGCGCCGTTCATCGATCTCGCTGAGGTGAGCGCGGGCGGGGGAACGGTGGCCTGGGTCGACGGCACCGCGCTCAGGTGCGGGCCGCTCAGCGCCGGCGCGGATCCCGGCCCGGCCTGCTACGGCCGCGGCGGGGACCGGCCCACGGTGACCGACGCCCACCTGCTCCTCGGCTGGCTCTCCCCCCAGGGCCTGCTCGGCGGAAGGATGCCGCTCGACCCGGGCGCCGCGGTGCGGGCGATGACGTCGGTCGCCAACCCCTTGGGCCTCGACGAGACGGCAACGGCGGCCGGGGTGGTTCAGGTCGTGAACGCGCAGATGGTCCGGGCTCTTCGGATCGTGTCCCTCGAACGCGGATACGACCCCCGCGAGATGGTGATGATCGCCTTTGGGGGGGCCGGGCCGATGCACGCCGCCGCGCTCGCGGATGAGTTGGGGATTCGGGAGGTGGTGATCCCACCACACCCGGGGTTGTTCTCTGCGCTTGGTCTGTTGAGCGCGGATCTGCGGTGCGACCGGGTGGAGAGCGTGATGCGGCCTCTCCATCGAGTCGAAGCCAGCTGGTTGGAGGAGCGGTTTCGCCGCCTCGAATTTGAAGCGCGCGAGGGGGTCCGAGACAGCGACGGCCAGCGGGAGATCGTCCTCCGGCGCGCTCTGGACCTCAGGTACGTCGGGCAGTCGTTTGAGTTGACCGTCCCGGGAGAGGTCGCGCTGTCCGCTGCGGCGGAGGCGTTTCGGGTCCGTCACGCCGACATTTACGGCTACGCGCCCACCAAGGAGCCGGTCGAGGTGGTGAATGCGCGCGTGACGGCGCTCGGCATCATGCCGTCGCTCGCCCTTTGGAAACCGTCGGCCGGAGGGGGGGAGACCGCAACGCCCGGGACCCGGCGCGCCTACTTCGAGGGCCGGTGGGCGGAAGTGCCCGTGATCGCCCGCGGCGCGTTAACCGCCGAGGGCCCCGTGCCCGGTCCGGCGGTCGTGGAGGAAGACGAGGCGACCACGATCGTGCCGCCCGGGTGGACCATTCAGGCGGGGGCGGCGGGGACGCTGCGCCTAGAGCGGAGGCAATCATGA
- a CDS encoding putative hydro-lyase: MSPISDLAPVHGAAPRDLRERMRSGEWQGPTAGLASGFAQANLVVLPRDTAYDFLVFCQRNPKPCPLIDVTDPGSPQPAYAAPGADLRTDLPKYRIYRRGEMEAEVTEIVRYWRPDLVAFLLGCSFTFEMAMQHAGLPVRHIEGGRNVPMYITSIPCRPAGALHGPMVVSMRPLPPGGISRATLVTGRYQRAHGAPVHIGDPGAIGIRDLAHPDFGDPPSMQPQEVPVFWACGVTTQAVARAAKVELMITHAPGHMFITDLLDEDLAVG; the protein is encoded by the coding sequence ATGTCACCGATCAGCGACCTGGCGCCAGTTCATGGGGCGGCACCCCGCGATCTCCGGGAACGGATGCGCAGCGGGGAGTGGCAGGGGCCGACGGCGGGATTGGCGTCCGGTTTTGCTCAAGCCAATCTGGTGGTGCTTCCCAGGGATACCGCCTATGATTTTTTGGTGTTCTGCCAGCGCAATCCCAAACCGTGTCCGCTGATCGACGTCACCGACCCGGGCAGCCCTCAGCCGGCGTACGCCGCCCCAGGGGCGGACCTTCGGACCGACCTCCCCAAGTACCGCATCTACCGGCGCGGGGAGATGGAAGCCGAGGTCACGGAGATCGTGCGGTACTGGCGTCCTGACCTCGTGGCGTTTCTCCTGGGATGCTCGTTCACGTTCGAAATGGCAATGCAGCATGCCGGCCTCCCCGTCCGGCATATCGAGGGGGGCCGCAACGTGCCGATGTACATCACCTCGATTCCCTGCCGGCCCGCCGGAGCGCTGCACGGGCCCATGGTCGTGAGCATGCGCCCGCTCCCTCCCGGGGGGATCTCTCGCGCTACGCTCGTGACGGGACGCTACCAGCGGGCCCACGGGGCTCCGGTGCATATTGGCGACCCCGGGGCGATCGGCATCCGCGACCTCGCCCATCCCGATTTTGGCGACCCGCCGTCCATGCAGCCCCAAGAGGTCCCCGTGTTCTGGGCGTGCGGGGTTACCACGCAAGCGGTTGCGCGGGCGGCCAAGGTCGAGTTGATGATCACCCACGCTCCCGGCCACATGTTCATTACGGATCTGCTGGACGAGGACCTCGCCGTCGGCTGA